GATGAATACCATCCTCAACCTCGGACTCAACGACCAGAGCGTCCTGGGCCTGGCCAACGCCACCGACAATGAACGCTTCGCCTACGACGCCTACCGCCGACTCATCAACATGTATGGCGACGTCGTTATGGAGGTGGACCACCACCACTTCGAAGCCGCCTTCAGCAAGATCAAGACCAAGTACGGCGTGAAGAACGACACCGATGTTCCGACCAAGGGCCTCATCGAACTCGTCGCCGCGTACAAGGCCGTCTACAAGAAGTACACCGGCAAGCCCTTCCCCCAGGACCCGATCGGCCAGCTCGAGCTCGCCGTCGAAGCGGTCTTCAAGAGCTGGATGGTCGACAAGGCCATCAGCTACCGTCGCATCGAAGGCATCACCGGCCTCGCGGGTACGGCGGTCAACGTGCAGTCCATGGTCTTCGGCAACATGGGCCAGGACTCGGGCACCGGCGTCGGCTTTACCCGAAACCCCGCGACCGGCGAGAACAAGTTCTACGGCGAGTTCCTCGTGAATGCCCAGGGCGAGGACGTCGTCGCCGGCATCCGCACCCCCCAGCCCGCTTCGGACATGCCCAAGTGGAAGGCCCCCAACAACAAGACGATCGGCAAGGACTCCTATAGCCAGCTCCTCAAGATCAAGACCAAGCTCGAAAAGCACTACAAAGACGTGCAGGACATCGAGTACACGATCGAGCAGGGCAAACTCTATATGCTCCAGACGCGTAACGGCAAGCGGACCGGCGCCGCGGCCGTGAAGATCGCGTGTGACATGGCGAAGGAAAAACTGATCACCGAGAAGCAGGCCGTGCTCCGCGTGCCCGCCGGCGCGCTGACCCAACTCCTGTTCCCGTCGTTCGACCCCAAAGCGAAGAAAGACGTACTGACCATCGGGCTCAACGCTTCACCCGGCGCTGCTGTCGGCAAGCTCGCGTTCACTGCGGACGAAGCCGTGAACCGAACGCTCGACGGCGAGCAGGTCCTGCTCGTGCGTCAGGAAACAAGCCCCGAGGATGTCGAGGGTATGCACAAGGCAGCAGGCATCCTCACCAGCACTGGCGGCCGGACGAGCCACGCGGCCGTCGTCGCCGTGGGCTGGGGCAAGTGTTGCGTCGCGGGCGCCGGCGAGATCGAGATCGACGAGAAGAAGCGGACGATCAGGGTCAAGGGACGTAAGTTCACTCATAAGGACACGCTTTCGATTGACGGCTCGACCGGCGAGGTCATGGCTGGGGCTGTCCCGACGATCCAGCCCAAGGTGTCGGGCGACTTTGGCAAGATGATGACCTGGGCCGACAAGTACCGGAAGCTCAAGGTCCGCACCAACGCCGACTCGCCCGCTGACGCGAAGCGTGCCCGCGAGTTCGGGGCCGAGGGCATCGGGCTGTGCCGTACCGAGCACATGTTCTTCGAAGGCGACCGCATCCTCGCGATGCGTGAGATGATCCTGGTCGAGAGTGAAGCCGAGCGCCGCAAGGCCCTGGCCAAGCTCCTGCCGTTCCAGCGCAAGGACTTCGAGGGCATCTTCAAGGCGATGAACGGGCTGCCCGTCACCGTCCGGCTCCTCGACCCGCCGCTGCATGAGTTCCTCCCCCACGACGCGAAGGGACAGGCCTCCGTCGCCAAGGCGCTGGGCGTCAGCGCCGCGAAGGTCAAGACCCGTGTCCAGCAGCTCCACGAGATGAACCCGATGCTCGGCCACCGCGGCTGCCGGCTCTCGATCACCTACCCCGAGATCCTGCAGATGCAGGTCACGGCCATCACCGAGGCGACCATCAACTCGCTCAAGAAGAAGGTCAAGGCGCTGCCCGAGATCATGATCCCGCTCGTGGGCACACTGAACGAGCTGTCCGT
The sequence above is a segment of the Phycisphaeraceae bacterium D3-23 genome. Coding sequences within it:
- the ppdK gene encoding pyruvate, phosphate dikinase; amino-acid sequence: MATKTKKKPANKKSTAKRIAPKKCCYSFGKLKTDGDGTMKELLGGKGANLAEMTSIGLPVPCGFTVTTEVCAAYYKAGRKMTRPVLDEVAKSVKLMEKETGKKFGDNKDPLLVSVRSGAAVSMPGMMNTILNLGLNDQSVLGLANATDNERFAYDAYRRLINMYGDVVMEVDHHHFEAAFSKIKTKYGVKNDTDVPTKGLIELVAAYKAVYKKYTGKPFPQDPIGQLELAVEAVFKSWMVDKAISYRRIEGITGLAGTAVNVQSMVFGNMGQDSGTGVGFTRNPATGENKFYGEFLVNAQGEDVVAGIRTPQPASDMPKWKAPNNKTIGKDSYSQLLKIKTKLEKHYKDVQDIEYTIEQGKLYMLQTRNGKRTGAAAVKIACDMAKEKLITEKQAVLRVPAGALTQLLFPSFDPKAKKDVLTIGLNASPGAAVGKLAFTADEAVNRTLDGEQVLLVRQETSPEDVEGMHKAAGILTSTGGRTSHAAVVAVGWGKCCVAGAGEIEIDEKKRTIRVKGRKFTHKDTLSIDGSTGEVMAGAVPTIQPKVSGDFGKMMTWADKYRKLKVRTNADSPADAKRAREFGAEGIGLCRTEHMFFEGDRILAMREMILVESEAERRKALAKLLPFQRKDFEGIFKAMNGLPVTVRLLDPPLHEFLPHDAKGQASVAKALGVSAAKVKTRVQQLHEMNPMLGHRGCRLSITYPEILQMQVTAITEATINSLKKKVKALPEIMIPLVGTLNELSVLRGLAEETIAEVKQKKKYTGKLDIPIGTMIEIPRAALTADQVAESADFFSFGTNDLTQMAFGYSRDDVNTFMPDYLDQEILADDPFQTLDATGVGQLVDMAVKKGRATKKGLKCGICGEHGGDPRSIAFCAEVGLDYVSCSPFRVPVARLAAAQAALR